The following are encoded in a window of Syntrophorhabdaceae bacterium genomic DNA:
- a CDS encoding sigma-54 dependent transcriptional regulator, with protein sequence MKNDTRGTILVVEDDRNQREIIRTILSKEGFYVEAADCGRKAVDVLKNGNFDVVLTDLRLPDIDGTEVLREVRALGRTCQIIIMTAFGSIPSAVEATKLGAFYYLEKPLEKDQLLLVINNAMNQVRLLKDNIMLKDQLHDRFHIDNIVGAHGSMEELYKIVKKVAPTNSTVLIHGESGTGKELFAKSIHYNSPRKVKPFFAINCAAIPETLLESELFGYEKGAFTGAFSRHTGLFEQANSSTLFLDEIGDLTQSTQAKLLRALQEKEIRRIGGKETIKLDVRIIAATNKKLEQEIAAGKFREDLYYRLNVIAFTLPPLRERLTDIPLLVEHFLKKLDDTHENKKSVSNEVLQYLMHYSWPGNVRQLESVLERSYIMCETGVITTEHVPAEVRQYSQPATDLDKISSKLDELINAKLTAAEYRLYLYLTKLDPPNGGPNHLPEPKEIVEHLGINRDTFFVGVSKLKDLGLYDYKARMNELKNLAARPKKA encoded by the coding sequence ATGAAGAATGACACCAGGGGAACGATCCTTGTCGTCGAGGATGACAGGAACCAGCGCGAGATCATAAGAACGATCCTCTCGAAAGAGGGTTTCTACGTCGAGGCCGCCGACTGTGGCAGAAAAGCGGTGGACGTACTCAAGAACGGCAATTTCGATGTCGTGCTCACTGACCTCAGGCTCCCCGACATCGACGGAACGGAGGTGCTCAGGGAGGTGCGCGCACTGGGGCGGACCTGTCAGATCATAATCATGACCGCCTTCGGCTCCATACCGTCGGCTGTGGAGGCAACAAAACTCGGCGCCTTCTATTACCTTGAAAAACCTTTGGAAAAGGACCAGCTTCTCCTCGTCATCAACAATGCCATGAACCAGGTGAGGCTCCTCAAAGACAATATCATGCTGAAGGACCAGCTGCACGACCGTTTTCACATCGACAACATCGTCGGTGCCCACGGTTCCATGGAGGAGCTCTACAAGATCGTCAAGAAGGTCGCACCGACGAATTCAACCGTTCTCATTCACGGGGAAAGCGGAACAGGCAAAGAGCTTTTTGCAAAGAGCATACACTACAACAGTCCGCGAAAGGTAAAGCCTTTCTTTGCCATCAACTGTGCGGCGATACCGGAGACCCTTCTCGAAAGCGAACTCTTCGGGTATGAGAAAGGCGCCTTTACAGGCGCTTTTTCGCGACACACAGGGCTTTTTGAGCAGGCCAACTCAAGCACGCTTTTTCTGGACGAGATAGGCGATCTCACCCAGAGCACGCAGGCAAAGCTCCTGCGGGCCCTTCAGGAAAAAGAGATACGGAGGATCGGAGGAAAAGAGACCATCAAGCTCGACGTTCGGATCATTGCGGCGACGAACAAGAAGCTGGAGCAGGAGATAGCGGCGGGAAAATTCAGGGAAGACCTCTACTACAGGCTCAACGTCATCGCCTTTACCCTGCCGCCCCTTCGCGAGCGGCTTACGGACATACCCCTTCTCGTGGAACATTTCCTGAAAAAGCTCGACGACACCCACGAGAACAAGAAAAGCGTGAGCAATGAGGTGCTGCAATACCTCATGCATTATTCCTGGCCGGGGAATGTCCGGCAGCTGGAATCCGTGCTGGAGCGCTCCTACATCATGTGCGAGACGGGCGTTATCACCACGGAGCACGTCCCCGCCGAGGTGAGGCAATATTCCCAGCCTGCGACAGATCTCGACAAGATCAGCTCGAAGCTGGACGAACTCATAAATGCCAAGCTTACGGCGGCGGAATACCGTCTCTATCTTTACCTCACGAAACTGGACCCCCCAAACGGAGGGCCAAACCATCTCCCTGAGCCAAAAGAGATAGTGGAACACCTGGGAATAAACAGGGATACCTTCTTCGTCGGCGTATCGAAGCTCAAAGACCTTGGACTCTACGACTACAAGGCGAGAATGAACGAACTTAAGAACCTCGCGGCCAGACCAAAAAAGGCATAG
- a CDS encoding zinc-ribbon domain-containing protein, giving the protein MIVDVALPIPVGRSFSYTVPDELAPYIFKLARVLVPFRYRETAGVVVAVRDGEDGGLKSVAGVLDFFPLIGDELPALLQWSSSFYVTPEGVVFKHALPSTGDLERFLVVDAAGQEDLAGLPLRKAIRKFGRTRLLQLYNDRVLDLCDTLTGEPFAAPPPASPVRGEVEREKILFIDSVEERLAYYNAMISGHLDRGGNVLVLVPDYYAAGAWFTKRLKESYGARVLWFGSGTPVKQRMETYFRSRREGGHIVLGNKSCVFLPLYDLSLLIVERSDDDEYKNEEGFKFNSLRVAVERARLKGASIVLGSAACCIDAIHLARTHGFTVNCNEWPARDGYVEKTTYTGSRSTGEMLDTLCVETAEAAQSGMRVAVYTPRKDYGAYLKCHACKETLACPACGGSLNYVRDTESVHCHACGARFPYENTCPNCGSSMIGFSRIGALFVEEHIRRNQPGLGVTRITGDSLKKEIAAIRKLRDGDSAVLVGTQSLSKLYGFHADKLILTGWEELRKMGGYRSEEKTHQVIVNLLDALTPGAILSHSAKKGPIDPREYLDLLRFSERELRKREEAQFPPFVRVFLIQARARTASRADTILKRIRKVITDGGLEWALFGTLPLEKPPYHLRRVILKGSGELLGDAFRQFYDIPGVEVEADPTNF; this is encoded by the coding sequence ATGATCGTCGATGTAGCCCTTCCGATACCCGTCGGCAGATCTTTTTCCTACACGGTCCCGGATGAACTCGCGCCTTACATCTTTAAACTCGCGCGAGTGCTCGTCCCCTTCCGATACAGGGAGACGGCGGGGGTTGTCGTCGCTGTGCGAGACGGTGAAGACGGGGGGCTCAAATCCGTTGCCGGCGTACTCGATTTTTTTCCCCTCATCGGCGATGAGCTTCCGGCACTTCTCCAGTGGTCATCCTCCTTCTATGTCACGCCCGAGGGCGTGGTATTCAAGCACGCCCTGCCGTCCACCGGAGATCTGGAGCGTTTCCTTGTTGTCGATGCCGCCGGCCAGGAGGACCTCGCCGGCCTGCCCCTCAGAAAAGCCATCCGGAAATTCGGCAGGACAAGGCTCCTGCAGCTGTACAACGACAGGGTTCTTGACCTTTGCGACACTCTGACGGGAGAACCCTTTGCCGCGCCGCCCCCGGCTTCTCCCGTCCGCGGCGAGGTCGAAAGAGAAAAGATCCTCTTCATCGATTCCGTCGAAGAACGGCTGGCATATTACAACGCCATGATATCGGGCCACCTGGACCGCGGCGGCAACGTCCTCGTCCTTGTGCCGGACTACTATGCCGCCGGCGCATGGTTCACGAAACGATTGAAGGAAAGCTATGGTGCGCGTGTCCTGTGGTTTGGTTCCGGCACACCGGTGAAGCAAAGGATGGAGACCTACTTCAGGAGCCGCCGCGAGGGCGGACACATTGTCCTCGGGAACAAGAGCTGCGTCTTTCTTCCCCTTTACGATCTCTCCCTTCTCATCGTGGAGAGGTCCGATGATGATGAGTACAAGAACGAGGAAGGATTCAAGTTCAATTCCCTGAGAGTGGCCGTCGAAAGGGCGCGGCTCAAGGGCGCCTCCATCGTCCTCGGCTCCGCTGCATGTTGCATCGACGCGATCCATCTTGCCCGAACACACGGTTTCACGGTCAATTGCAATGAATGGCCCGCCCGGGACGGCTATGTGGAAAAAACCACATACACCGGCTCCCGTTCGACGGGAGAAATGCTGGACACACTCTGCGTTGAAACCGCCGAGGCGGCCCAAAGCGGTATGCGCGTGGCTGTTTATACGCCCCGGAAGGATTACGGCGCCTATCTGAAATGCCATGCATGCAAGGAAACCCTCGCCTGCCCGGCCTGCGGCGGATCTCTCAACTACGTCAGGGACACGGAAAGTGTGCATTGTCACGCCTGCGGGGCCCGGTTTCCCTATGAGAACACCTGCCCCAACTGCGGCAGCAGCATGATCGGCTTTTCCCGGATAGGCGCGCTCTTCGTCGAGGAACACATACGCAGGAACCAGCCGGGTCTTGGCGTCACCCGTATCACCGGAGATTCCTTGAAGAAAGAGATAGCCGCGATCCGTAAACTTCGCGACGGCGACAGCGCCGTTCTCGTGGGCACCCAGTCCTTGTCCAAACTCTACGGGTTCCACGCCGACAAGCTGATCCTTACCGGGTGGGAAGAACTGAGAAAAATGGGCGGATACAGGTCAGAGGAAAAAACGCATCAGGTCATCGTCAATCTCCTCGACGCGCTCACCCCCGGAGCCATCCTCTCTCATTCGGCCAAAAAAGGACCCATCGACCCCCGCGAGTATCTCGACCTTCTCCGTTTTTCCGAGCGGGAACTCCGGAAACGCGAAGAAGCACAGTTTCCGCCCTTCGTCAGGGTCTTTCTCATTCAGGCCCGCGCCAGGACCGCGTCGAGGGCGGACACGATCCTGAAAAGGATCCGCAAGGTCATCACCGACGGGGGCCTCGAATGGGCCCTCTTTGGCACCCTCCCCCTGGAAAAACCTCCCTACCACCTGCGCAGGGTGATACTCAAGGGAAGCGGGGAGCTCCTCGGCGATGCTTTCAGGCAATTCTACGACATCCCGGGAGTGGAGGTCGAGGCGGATCCGACGAACTTCTAG
- the murI gene encoding glutamate racemase has product MQKLAIGMFDSGVGGMTVLKEVRELLPREHIIYFGDTARVPYGNKSPQMVMKYALESALFLLTKGIKLLIIACNTSSAFALQILQKKMPVPVIGVINPGAKEAVRHTRSGRVGVIGTRTTIKSMAYDRSIRKIDPGIQVFSQACPLFVPIVEEGLEHDEIARLTAQKYLGGLKGSGIDVLVMGCTHYPVLENVISQTMGRGVKIVHSGKETAKEARMILDEKGLFNRRGRGKCEYFVTDTPESFHEIGGRILGESLTHVRTLKSLDYRDLLFSS; this is encoded by the coding sequence ATGCAAAAACTGGCAATCGGCATGTTCGATTCAGGGGTGGGAGGCATGACCGTCCTCAAGGAGGTCCGGGAACTTCTCCCTCGTGAACACATCATCTATTTCGGAGATACGGCAAGGGTTCCCTACGGGAACAAGTCGCCCCAGATGGTGATGAAATATGCACTCGAAAGCGCCCTCTTCCTGCTCACGAAGGGGATCAAGCTCCTCATTATCGCCTGCAATACCTCTTCGGCATTTGCGCTCCAGATACTGCAGAAAAAGATGCCCGTCCCCGTCATCGGGGTCATCAACCCCGGTGCGAAGGAGGCGGTAAGACATACCAGGAGCGGGAGGGTCGGGGTCATCGGCACGAGGACCACCATCAAGAGCATGGCCTACGACAGGTCGATCAGGAAGATCGATCCCGGCATACAGGTCTTCTCGCAGGCCTGCCCTCTCTTCGTTCCCATCGTGGAAGAAGGCCTCGAACACGACGAGATAGCCCGCCTCACCGCTCAAAAGTACCTCGGCGGCCTCAAAGGCTCCGGCATCGACGTCCTCGTCATGGGATGCACGCATTACCCGGTTCTCGAGAACGTCATCAGTCAGACCATGGGCAGGGGCGTGAAGATCGTACATTCCGGAAAGGAGACCGCCAAGGAGGCCCGGATGATCCTCGACGAGAAGGGTCTTTTCAACAGGCGGGGCCGCGGCAAGTGTGAGTACTTCGTGACGGACACCCCGGAGTCCTTCCACGAGATAGGCGGCAGGATCCTCGGCGAGTCCCTGACGCACGTAAGAACCCTGAAGAGCCTCGATTACCGGGACCTCCTTTTTTCTTCATGA
- a CDS encoding FIST N-terminal domain-containing protein yields the protein MTKIGIACKGGRGEAVSGDVLARKAMESGGMTKPDLIFAFCSGKSGPEAFFHGIRKAAGNDVPIVGGSAIGVISSDFLCYTEPVAGVMAISSDLISFRVASAGDIDRNERKAGRKVAADVAREPQDKLLLVFYDSIKSPPDNASSPPIMNSSTPLIAAIGEVLADDVPLIGAGLIGDYDFNRTVQFCGSSAGSQCLVGLMLSGDFSVYHRITHGCTPLDGVYHRVTKASGPLLYEIDGRPIVETINELFDSEEWQEERPLDFLTIGVHCGERYGGYKENQYVNRLILGVIPDRSGVVMFESDLKTGDEIQFMVRDAGRMVESARDNSRHLVDVIRKEGKIPVLAMYIDCAGRAKDYSNTSVEEGEEVQKVLKEHDIPLFGFYSGVELAPLLGRTRGLDWTGVLTILARNL from the coding sequence GTGACGAAGATAGGTATTGCCTGTAAAGGAGGCAGGGGCGAAGCCGTATCGGGAGACGTTCTTGCCAGGAAGGCGATGGAGTCGGGGGGCATGACGAAGCCCGATCTGATATTCGCCTTCTGTTCCGGCAAGAGTGGACCCGAGGCTTTCTTTCACGGGATTCGGAAGGCCGCGGGCAACGATGTGCCCATTGTCGGAGGTTCCGCGATCGGTGTTATATCCAGCGATTTCCTTTGCTATACAGAGCCCGTGGCGGGAGTGATGGCGATCAGTTCCGATCTGATCAGCTTCAGGGTGGCCTCTGCCGGGGATATTGACAGGAATGAAAGGAAGGCGGGCAGGAAGGTGGCTGCCGATGTCGCCCGTGAACCTCAGGACAAGCTTCTGCTTGTCTTCTATGATTCGATAAAAAGCCCGCCCGATAACGCCTCTTCTCCTCCCATCATGAACTCATCTACACCGCTTATCGCGGCGATAGGCGAAGTTCTCGCCGACGATGTTCCACTCATCGGCGCCGGGCTTATAGGCGATTATGATTTCAACAGGACCGTCCAGTTTTGTGGTTCCTCAGCGGGTTCGCAATGCCTTGTTGGCCTTATGCTCAGCGGGGACTTTTCCGTTTATCATCGGATAACGCACGGCTGCACCCCTCTCGACGGGGTATATCACAGGGTAACCAAAGCCTCCGGTCCGCTTCTCTACGAGATCGACGGCAGGCCCATAGTGGAGACGATAAACGAGTTGTTCGACAGCGAGGAATGGCAGGAAGAGCGTCCTCTTGATTTTCTCACCATCGGCGTCCATTGCGGAGAAAGATATGGAGGGTACAAGGAGAACCAGTACGTTAACAGGCTGATACTGGGTGTTATTCCTGACCGGTCCGGGGTGGTGATGTTCGAGTCCGATCTCAAGACCGGCGACGAGATCCAGTTCATGGTGAGGGACGCGGGCAGGATGGTAGAGTCTGCTCGAGACAATTCCCGCCACCTCGTGGATGTGATACGTAAGGAGGGGAAGATTCCTGTTCTCGCCATGTATATCGATTGTGCGGGTCGGGCGAAGGACTACTCGAATACGAGCGTTGAGGAGGGGGAGGAGGTCCAGAAGGTTCTCAAGGAGCATGATATCCCTTTGTTCGGTTTTTACTCCGGGGTGGAACTGGCGCCTCTGCTGGGCAGAACAAGAGGTCTCGACTGGACGGGGGTTCTCACGATCCTCGCGAGAAACCTGTAG
- a CDS encoding PAS domain S-box protein: protein MERDLTKEKMVSYFRDIAQVTGRKYLREVSKLSRIIAKARKTEEVLDRYRVLVESFSDAIFMLDKDRRIISCNRAFRSLFQRTEEEIEKRTLRIITKNDDEYDRITTIIDDIIIGNNTYVFPWEFVRKDGSVLTMEVTVSQVRTLLSEDAAPVGGCVAILHDITDRIEQEDALRAAEEKYRNIFQNAAEGIFQVAVDGHYISANPALARIFGFASPLQMTGNENLKAKKTFVKPEDYRRLNAILRTRGLVENFESERYRTDGTKMWTSTNVRLVTDRKNGSRYFEGTVRDITPRKNLESQLRHSQKMEAIGTLAGGVAHDFNNLLTALIGYGNLLQIKMEKDNPLRVYVDHILSSAKRAANLTNSLLAFSRKQAVNLEPNGINEIITGVQKLLERLLSEDIELRVQIPAREITIMADRTQIEQILMNLATNARDAMTETRILTISTGQASIDRAFINKHGYGRIGAYARLTVTDTGHGMDEKVKEHIFEPFFTTKEAGRGTGLGLSTVYGIVKQHDGYVTVESEPGKGTTFQLYFPSVRVKREKARHVEPKMPTGTETILVAEDDRETRQLMKEILQEYGYTVIGAADGDEAVRYFVEHRQSIGLVIIDVIMPKKNGMEVYSEISKVDPSVKVLFVSGHARDVVVDKGVVDSRSNFLSKPIAPSLLLERLRTILDAEMHGSP from the coding sequence ATGGAAAGGGACCTTACGAAAGAAAAGATGGTTTCATACTTCAGGGATATCGCCCAGGTCACGGGGAGGAAATATCTCAGGGAGGTGAGCAAGCTCTCGCGCATTATCGCGAAGGCCAGGAAGACGGAAGAGGTTCTCGACCGTTACCGGGTCCTCGTCGAGAGCTTCTCCGATGCCATATTCATGCTGGACAAAGACAGGAGGATCATCTCGTGCAACCGTGCTTTCCGCAGTCTCTTTCAACGAACAGAAGAGGAGATCGAGAAAAGGACGCTGCGCATTATCACGAAGAACGATGATGAGTATGACCGTATCACCACGATCATAGATGACATCATTATCGGCAACAACACGTATGTCTTCCCCTGGGAGTTTGTGAGGAAGGATGGATCCGTCCTGACCATGGAGGTGACGGTCTCGCAGGTGCGGACGTTGCTTTCCGAAGACGCGGCGCCCGTCGGCGGGTGCGTTGCCATTCTTCACGACATAACGGACCGCATCGAACAGGAGGACGCACTGAGGGCCGCCGAGGAGAAGTACCGCAATATCTTCCAGAACGCGGCGGAAGGGATCTTCCAGGTTGCTGTCGACGGTCATTACATCAGCGCCAACCCGGCCCTCGCGAGGATCTTCGGATTTGCCTCGCCTCTTCAAATGACGGGCAACGAGAACCTCAAGGCAAAGAAGACATTCGTCAAACCCGAGGATTACCGGCGTCTCAATGCCATCCTCAGGACCCGTGGATTGGTGGAGAACTTTGAATCGGAACGATACCGCACCGACGGCACCAAAATGTGGACATCGACAAACGTTCGCCTCGTGACGGACAGGAAGAACGGCTCCCGCTATTTCGAGGGGACCGTTCGGGACATCACCCCGAGGAAGAACCTGGAGTCTCAATTGCGGCATTCCCAGAAAATGGAGGCCATCGGCACGCTGGCCGGTGGGGTTGCCCACGATTTCAACAATCTTCTCACGGCCCTTATCGGATATGGAAATCTTCTCCAGATCAAGATGGAAAAGGACAACCCCTTGCGCGTTTACGTGGATCACATCCTTTCATCGGCAAAAAGGGCGGCGAACCTGACGAACAGCCTCCTTGCCTTCAGCAGGAAGCAGGCGGTTAATCTTGAGCCCAACGGCATCAACGAGATCATAACGGGGGTGCAGAAGCTTCTCGAGAGGCTCCTCAGCGAGGATATCGAGCTTCGTGTCCAGATCCCCGCAAGAGAGATCACGATAATGGCCGATCGCACGCAGATCGAGCAGATCCTTATGAACCTGGCCACGAATGCCCGCGACGCCATGACAGAGACCCGCATCCTGACCATATCTACCGGGCAGGCATCGATCGACAGGGCCTTCATCAACAAGCATGGTTATGGGAGGATAGGGGCCTATGCGCGCCTCACCGTAACCGACACGGGTCATGGAATGGACGAGAAGGTGAAGGAACACATATTCGAGCCTTTCTTCACCACGAAAGAGGCAGGAAGGGGCACGGGACTCGGGCTTTCCACGGTGTACGGCATCGTGAAACAGCACGACGGATATGTTACCGTGGAAAGTGAGCCGGGAAAGGGGACGACATTCCAGCTCTATTTTCCGTCGGTACGGGTGAAAAGGGAGAAGGCCAGGCACGTAGAGCCGAAGATGCCCACGGGCACGGAAACGATCCTCGTGGCTGAGGATGACCGGGAAACTCGCCAGCTCATGAAGGAGATACTTCAGGAATACGGATACACGGTGATAGGCGCCGCCGATGGCGATGAAGCGGTTCGATATTTCGTCGAACACAGACAGAGTATCGGCCTCGTCATCATCGACGTGATAATGCCGAAGAAGAACGGCATGGAAGTCTATTCCGAGATAAGCAAGGTGGACCCTTCGGTCAAGGTGCTTTTCGTAAGCGGTCACGCCCGGGACGTGGTGGTTGACAAAGGTGTCGTGGACAGCAGGAGCAACTTTCTCTCCAAACCCATAGCACCGTCCCTGTTGCTGGAAAGATTGAGGACCATCCTTGACGCCGAGATGCACGGATCCCCTTAA
- a CDS encoding macro domain-containing protein — MFKDRNRYHGIAMVYRKSMRIGIVTGDLLDQKVDAIVNPWNRNVIPWWLLLPRGVSGAIKKRAGYRPFIELRHSGALPLGGASVTSAGRLPFKAIIHVAGIGHAWRSSERSIRDSVRSALKEAKTRKFGSIAVPLIGAGTGGGSEDDVQRIIEQECRHSDYDGEIVIVRYNGKKWPPGRCQCGLWQKNPGVLARQGVPEGFCGFCGVCGAPGHVLHFPGAVPVTIAWCRKHYYRAMILHPGGSIGIFLWGLAVLAAAGLIATFTWLL, encoded by the coding sequence ATGTTTAAGGATCGCAATCGATATCACGGCATCGCAATGGTGTACCGGAAGAGCATGCGAATTGGAATTGTTACAGGTGACTTGCTGGATCAGAAGGTTGACGCTATCGTCAATCCATGGAACAGGAATGTGATCCCCTGGTGGCTGCTGCTGCCCCGGGGAGTATCGGGAGCCATCAAGAAACGCGCGGGTTACCGACCGTTCATCGAACTCCGGCACAGCGGCGCACTTCCTCTTGGCGGGGCTTCAGTGACCTCTGCGGGCCGACTGCCCTTCAAGGCGATCATTCACGTGGCCGGCATCGGTCATGCCTGGCGTTCGTCCGAGAGATCTATCCGTGATTCCGTCCGTTCCGCCCTGAAGGAAGCAAAGACGAGAAAGTTCGGATCCATTGCGGTCCCATTGATCGGCGCCGGCACCGGGGGCGGATCTGAAGACGATGTTCAGAGGATCATCGAGCAAGAGTGCCGTCATTCCGACTACGACGGTGAGATCGTCATTGTGCGCTACAACGGCAAGAAGTGGCCGCCCGGACGCTGTCAGTGTGGTTTGTGGCAGAAGAATCCGGGTGTACTGGCCCGTCAGGGTGTTCCTGAAGGGTTCTGCGGGTTCTGTGGTGTCTGCGGAGCACCGGGCCATGTCCTGCATTTTCCGGGCGCGGTTCCCGTCACGATCGCCTGGTGCAGAAAGCATTACTACAGGGCGATGATACTGCACCCGGGAGGGTCAATAGGCATCTTTCTGTGGGGCCTTGCCGTGCTTGCGGCCGCCGGACTGATAGCGACGTTCACCTGGCTTTTATGA
- a CDS encoding transcriptional regulator, whose product MSYKFDSLLIILNKLDSGAKVTADSLREELEVSKRTVHRYISTLQTANFPIDYDRNNKTYAFVGGYTLKRPNLSVEETLAFSLARKMLDNFGPGMDKSLGSIEKKLTVAHSPGLKHIVLSPETVPAGTERYLAPIHRAIINYQRIEMAYKAFAAKKATPGTVDPHYLFFQNGIWYFRGYYHGDKAARTFALDRIESLSILDRHFLPPDLEPEAELSGAFGAFIDGDPVDVILRFDEVYKPLILRKIWHTSQKQRELANGRVEVTFRVNGILGIRNWVYQWIPHVEVVEPKELRDIFLDDLENAMKKHGRKK is encoded by the coding sequence ATGTCCTATAAATTCGATTCATTGTTGATCATTCTGAACAAACTTGACAGCGGAGCAAAGGTCACGGCGGATTCGCTTCGGGAAGAGCTCGAGGTAAGCAAGCGGACGGTGCACAGATATATAAGCACCCTGCAGACTGCTAATTTCCCCATCGATTATGATCGCAACAACAAGACCTATGCCTTCGTCGGCGGATACACCCTGAAAAGACCGAATCTTTCCGTGGAGGAAACCCTCGCTTTTTCTCTCGCCCGGAAGATGCTCGACAATTTCGGCCCGGGAATGGACAAAAGCCTCGGCAGCATCGAAAAAAAGCTTACCGTTGCACATTCGCCGGGTCTGAAGCATATCGTCCTCTCGCCCGAAACGGTCCCGGCCGGCACGGAGCGGTATCTCGCTCCCATCCACCGGGCCATCATCAACTACCAGAGGATCGAAATGGCCTATAAGGCCTTCGCCGCAAAGAAGGCAACGCCTGGCACCGTCGATCCCCACTATCTCTTCTTTCAGAACGGCATCTGGTACTTCAGGGGGTACTACCACGGCGACAAAGCGGCAAGAACCTTTGCCCTTGACCGCATAGAGTCACTGTCCATCCTGGACAGGCATTTTCTTCCGCCCGACCTTGAACCGGAAGCGGAACTCTCCGGAGCCTTCGGCGCTTTCATAGACGGCGATCCCGTCGATGTGATACTGAGATTCGATGAGGTCTACAAACCGCTCATCCTGAGAAAGATCTGGCATACAAGCCAGAAGCAGCGTGAACTGGCCAACGGCCGCGTCGAGGTGACTTTCAGGGTCAACGGCATCCTGGGCATCCGGAACTGGGTCTACCAGTGGATACCCCACGTCGAGGTCGTCGAGCCAAAGGAACTGCGGGACATCTTCCTCGATGACCTCGAAAACGCCATGAAGAAACACGGTAGGAAGAAGTGA
- a CDS encoding PaaI family thioesterase has translation MDGLLPGYKKCFFCGPATGGLGLELHYADGKAACGFTASDKFQGYDGMLHGGIVTGILDEVMWWTVFMGARQMCATSRIEVEFKRPVECGKAYHASGSLLKKTGKIHYLSGVIKDDSGKVCARGNASFREWRFTVEELARHLDFRGVSPEIRALFQS, from the coding sequence ATGGATGGACTCTTGCCAGGCTACAAAAAGTGTTTCTTCTGCGGCCCGGCCACCGGCGGTCTTGGTTTGGAATTGCACTATGCCGACGGCAAGGCGGCGTGCGGATTCACGGCCAGCGACAAGTTTCAGGGCTATGACGGGATGCTTCATGGGGGCATCGTAACCGGGATACTTGACGAGGTTATGTGGTGGACCGTCTTTATGGGGGCAAGGCAGATGTGCGCAACGTCCAGGATCGAAGTGGAGTTCAAAAGACCGGTTGAGTGCGGAAAGGCGTACCACGCTTCAGGAAGCCTCCTCAAGAAGACCGGTAAAATTCACTACCTTTCCGGCGTCATCAAGGACGATAGCGGGAAAGTCTGCGCACGGGGCAACGCCTCTTTTCGTGAATGGAGATTCACGGTTGAGGAGCTGGCCAGGCACCTCGACTTCAGAGGTGTTTCTCCGGAAATACGAGCTCTTTTTCAATCATAG
- a CDS encoding shikimate dehydrogenase, which produces MMIKGTTKLLGVVGYPIGHSLSPVMHNAAIEHLKADYVYVPFSVRPEDLAAALRGFEAMGVKGFSVTIPHKQTIMPLLTEVAPEARLAGAVNAVWRTQSGWKGTNYDSFGFVAPLKAMDRDWKAVTPVILGIGGAARSVVVGCHSLGCPEVHVLGRNPDKLAAFAESWRNTPVQQVLRVHSWDELEGMIPRAGLIINATPMGMHPKVDQMPVSEEMIGKILPGTIVYDLIYAPRPTLFLDKAKRNGAIIVDGLEMLVQQGAKALEIWLDQAVPIDIMREALLGQSTPGAGGRGS; this is translated from the coding sequence ATGATGATCAAAGGAACAACCAAACTGCTGGGGGTCGTTGGCTACCCCATCGGCCATTCGCTCTCTCCCGTGATGCACAACGCGGCCATAGAGCATCTCAAGGCCGACTATGTCTATGTTCCCTTTTCCGTGCGGCCTGAAGACCTGGCCGCGGCGCTTCGGGGATTCGAAGCCATGGGTGTGAAAGGTTTCAGCGTCACGATCCCCCATAAACAGACCATCATGCCCTTGCTGACGGAGGTCGCTCCCGAGGCGAGGCTCGCGGGTGCCGTGAATGCCGTCTGGCGAACGCAGAGCGGCTGGAAGGGTACCAATTACGATTCTTTCGGCTTTGTTGCACCCTTGAAAGCAATGGACCGGGATTGGAAGGCCGTCACCCCCGTAATATTGGGAATTGGAGGGGCGGCCAGATCCGTGGTTGTGGGCTGCCATTCCCTGGGGTGTCCCGAGGTCCACGTTCTTGGGCGAAATCCGGACAAGCTGGCCGCTTTCGCGGAGAGCTGGCGGAACACACCCGTTCAACAAGTTCTAAGGGTGCATTCATGGGATGAGCTGGAGGGGATGATACCCCGGGCAGGGCTCATCATCAATGCCACTCCCATGGGTATGCATCCCAAGGTTGATCAGATGCCGGTCTCCGAAGAAATGATCGGGAAGATCCTTCCCGGGACCATCGTCTACGATCTGATCTATGCCCCCAGACCCACCCTGTTCCTGGACAAAGCCAAACGCAATGGGGCAATCATCGTCGATGGCCTGGAGATGCTGGTTCAACAGGGAGCAAAGGCCCTGGAGATATGGTTGGATCAGGCTGTGCCTATCGATATCATGCGGGAGGCGTTATTGGGACAGTCGACGCCTGGTGCCGGAGGCAGGGGCAGTTGA